In the genome of Bradyrhizobium sp. CB3481, the window TCGGATAGCCCTTGCGGGTGACGCCCTTGGCGTTCGCCGGCACGATGAACACGCCGACGCCGGTCTTGTCGTGCCGGCCACCCTTGGTGCGGGCGGTGACGATCAGCGTGTCGGCATTCTCGCCGTTCAGCACGACGAACTTCTCGCCGTCGATCACCCATCCGTCGCCCTTCTTCTTGGCCGTGGTGGAGACATCGCCGAGATCATAGCGCGAGTTCTTCTCGAGCTGCGCAAAGGCAAAGGTCTTGCTGCCGTCGATAATGCCGGGGATGTGCGCGGCCTTCTGCTCGGCCGAAGCGCCATGGCGCAGGAATCCGCCGCCGATCACGACGGTGGCGAGATACGGCTCCAGCACCAGCGCCTTGCCGAGCGCTTCCATCACGATCATGGTCTCGACCGCGCCGGCACCGATGCCGCCATCGTTCTCGGCGAACGGCAGGCCCAGCAGGCCCTGCTCGGCGAGCTTGTTCCAGACGGCCTTGCTCCAGCCGCCCTTCTCCTTCTGGTACTTCTTGCGTGCATCGAAATCGTAGGAGTCGGTCAACAGACCGTCGATGCTTTCCTTGAGAAGCCGCTGCTCCTCGGTCAAATCAAAATCCATGTTCTCTGCTCTCTCCAGAATTCAATGCGGGCAGCCCTGTTGCCTTACTCTCGGTCGTCATCCCCGCGGAAGCGGGGATCCAGTAATCACCGGCGCGTCGTAAGCCATGACCGCTGCGGCGTACTGGGTCCCCGCCTTCGCGGGGGACCGCATTTGTTTGTGCGGCGAACTACAGCCCCAGCACCGCCTTGGTGATGATGTTGCGCTGGATCTCGTT includes:
- the pimD gene encoding pimeloyl-CoA dehydrogenase small subunit produces the protein MDFDLTEEQRLLKESIDGLLTDSYDFDARKKYQKEKGGWSKAVWNKLAEQGLLGLPFAENDGGIGAGAVETMIVMEALGKALVLEPYLATVVIGGGFLRHGASAEQKAAHIPGIIDGSKTFAFAQLEKNSRYDLGDVSTTAKKKGDGWVIDGEKFVVLNGENADTLIVTARTKGGRHDKTGVGVFIVPANAKGVTRKGYPTQDGLHAADITFTGVEVGADAVIGDPENGLPLIERVVDEARTAMCAEAVGAMDESLKSTIEYLKTRKQFGVPIGSFQTLQHRAADMFVALEQARSMSMFATMAADFDSAKERATAVAAAKVQIGKSGKFIGQQSIQLHGGIGMTQEAKIGHYFKRLTMIENTFGDTDYHLRRVTDAGGLV